The genomic region TCAGAGCGATCCGCCGCGCGGCGCCGACGAGGAACTGGTCGCCGAGGTGTGGCAGCAGGTTCTCGAACTCGACCGCGTCGGGCGGGACGACGATTTCTTCGACCTCGGCGGGGACTCCCTGCTGGCCGGTCAGGTGCTCGGCCGGCTGCGCGCGCGGGCCGGCTCGTCACTGCCGCTGCGGCTGGTCTTCGAGAACTCGCGCCTGTCCGACCTGGCGGCAGCGCTGCCCGCACCGGCGGAAGGCCCGCCGGACCCGACCGACCGCCCGGAGGTGTCGCCACGGCCGGCTGACGAACCACCGGTCCTATCGTTCGACCAGGAGCGGTTGTGGCTGGAATCCCAGATCCGGCCCGGTGCCGCCTACCACGTGCACGGCCGCCTGCGGCTGCGCGGAGCGCTTGACGTCGCGGCGCTGGAGCGCAGTGTCCGGGCGATCGTCGACCGGCACGAGATCCTTCGGACGACGTTCCCGGTGGTCCGCGGCCAGGCCGTGCCACACGTGGCGCCGCCCGACCCGGCCTGGCGGATCGACCGGGCCGACGCCGACCGGCCGGAGGTGGCCGAGCGGCTCGCGGACGACCAGGCGGCCACGCCGTTCGACCTCGCTCGGGGACCGTTGTTCCGCTGCCTGCTGGTTCGCCAGAGCGACACCGATCACCTGGTGAGCATCACGATCCACCACGTCATCTCCGACGCGTGGTCGGTAGGCCTGTTCCTGCGCGAGCTGTCCGCCCTGTACGCGGTCGGCGGGGACACCGCAGCCGCCGAGCTGCCAGCCCTGCGCGTCCAGTACGGGGACTACGCCGCATGGCAGCGACGGTGGCTGACCGCCGAGCGGCGCGCGGCCCAGGTCGACTACTGGCGCGACCGGCTGGCCGGGGCGCCGGCGGCGGTGGACCTGCCGACGGCACGCCGTCGATCTCCGGCTCAGGGCGCTGTCGGTGGCCGGGTCCGGGCAACGCTGGGCTCCGCCGACGCCGCGGCGTTGAGGCGGCTGTGCCGGGAGCACGAGGTGACGCCGTTCATGGCCACTGTCGCGCTGTTCTCCACCGTGCTGCACCGCTGGTCCGGCCAGGACGACCTGGTCATCGGCGTCGCGGTGAACACCCGCCGCGATGCCGGGGTGGACGCGCTGCTCGGCCTGTTCGTCAACACCGTCCCGGTGCGGATCGACCTCGGCGGCGCTCCCGGCTTCGACGAGCTGCTGCGCCGGGTCCGCCGGGCGTGCATCGACGACTGCGTCAACCACGGCGAAACGCAGATCAACCTCCTGCTCCGGGAGCTGCCGGTGGTCCGCGACCCGTCGCGTACGCCGTTGTTCCAGACGCTCGTGAGCATGATCGACACGGCCGAGGGCAGGTTCCGGCTGCCCGGCGTCGAGGTGGAGGGCGTGGAACCGCCACCCCAGCCGGGCAAGGTCGATCTCAACCTGAACGTGCACGAGGGCGGGGACGGCACCGGCGAGTTCCGGCTCGAACTGCTCTACCACGCCGACCGCTACGACACCGCCGCGATGCAGGCGTTCCTGGACCAGATCGCCGCGTTGCTGCCTGCGGTGGCCGCCGATCCGACAGGCGGCATCCTCGACTACGAGCTGTCCGGCTCACCGGCCGCCGTTGGTCCGGCCGCGACAGTGGCCGCCGAGCCTCGTACCGTCGGGGAGCCTCGGGCGGAGCGGGCGCCGGACCGCGTCGCGGTTGTCGACGGGGAGCGGGAGTGGACCGACCGGCAGCTCGCGGACGCGGTCGCCGATCCGGCCGGACCGGATCGCCCGGCTGCCGGCAGCAGGCTGGCGGCACTGATCGCCGCGCTCCGGCAAACCGCCGACACGGACGCGGCCGGCACCGCCGAGCCCGCCGACTGGGCTGTCGATCGGTTCGGCCTGACGGGCGAGGACCGGCTCGCCGTCGTGTCCGGCCCGCCCGGTCTCGCGGCGTCGGCGCTGTCCTCGGCGGTGGCCGCCGGGGCTGTGCTGCATCTGCCGGCCGACGACGAGCCCGATGCGTTGCTGGACTGGCTACGGACCACAGCCGTGACAGCTGTGTACCTCACCCCGCCGTCGCTGCGGGCGCTGACCTCGCACCTGGCGCAGGCGGCGCTGCCGCACCTGCGGTACGCGTTCGTGGCCAACCGTGGTGACCTGACCGCACAGGACGTGGAGCGGCTCCGACCGCTGGCACCCGGCTGCCAGGTGGTCGGCGTCTACTGCGGACCGCCGACGGGCCGACCGCTGGCCGGCTACCCCGTCCCGGCGACATGGACGGCGGCCACGGCCCCGCTGCGCGTACCGATCGGCACGGAACTGGCCGGCGCGTTGGACGTACGCAACCGGGCCGGGCGGCCGGCGGCCGTCGGCGAGGTGGGCGAACTCCACGTCGGCGAGCTGACCACCGGTCAGCTGGCCCGGCGGCGGCCCGACGGCGTGCTCGACTTCGCCGGCGGTGGGCCGGCGTCCGCACCGTTCGCCGATCCGCTGGAGACGCTCACGGCCCTGCGCGACCTGCCCGACGTGGACGACGCGCTGGTGGACGGATCGGCGACCGCGTACGTCGTCGGCACCGACGGCACCGTCGACCTCGGCCGCCTGCGCCAGCACCTTGTCACGCGGCTGCCGGAGCACCTGATCCCCAAGCGGACCGTCGTGGTCGCCCGGCTCCCGCTCACCGTCGACGGTGAGTACGACCCGGACTCGTTGCCCGATGCCCCCCTACCGAAATGAGCGAGCAGCCATGACCGACATCGCCCGCGCACAGTTCGCGCTCACCGACGAGCAGCAGGAGACGTTCTGGCGGCAGGGCTTCTTCGGCCCGTTCCGCGTCCTGGACGAGGACGAGATGGTGCGCACCTGGCGGTCGGAGCGGCTGTCCGTGCTGGATCGGCGCAACGCCGTCTACCCCGAGAACACGGCGGTGTCGGGCAACACCAACATCTCCAACTACGACAGGCACCTGGACAACGGCTTCCTTGCCGACCTGGTCACCGACCCGCGGATCACCGACCGGGTGGCAAGCGTGATCGGGCCGGACGTGCTGTGCTGGCGTACCGAGTTCTTCCCGAAGTACCCCGGCGACGAGGGCACCGACTGGCACCAGGCCGACACGTTCGCGAACGCCTCCGGCAAGCCGCAGATCGTCTGGCCCGAGGACGCCGAGTTCGGTGGCACCATCACGGTCTGGACGGCCTTCACCGAGGCCACGACCGACAACGGCTGCCTCGAGTTCATCCCCGGCTCGTACACGCGGATGAACTACGACGAGTCCAAGGTGATGGAGTACTCGCCGGACACGATCAACAACGCGACGAAGAGCGGCAAGAAGCGCGGCTTCTTCGGCTACGACTACCGGCAGCTCCAGGTCGACCCGGACTTCCGGCCGGACGAGTCCAAGGCCGTGCCGATGGTCATGCGGCCGGGCGAGGCGGTGATGTTCTGGTCGACGCTGATGCACGCGTCGTACCCGCACTCCGGCAAGACCGACGCGATGCGGCTCGGCTTCGCAGCCCGGTACGTGCCGACCTCCGTGCACGTCTACCCGGACACCGACGTGGTGGAGGAGTACGGGGGAACGGTGAGCCTCGACCGGTACGGCGCCGTTCTGGTCAGTGGCGAGAACCGCTACGACCACAACCGCATCGCCACGCACACCACGACCGGGCGCCCGTTCCGCCTGCCCACGTCCCCGCCCGGTCCGGCCGGCCGGTGACTCCGGCGCGGTCAGGAGTCGATCGGGCTCCGGCCGCGCCAGAGCCGTCCGGTCGGACCGTCGTCCGGCAGGGTGGCGAGCCATACCGCGGTGTCGGCTGACGTCGAGGCGTCCAGCGGCCCACTACCGCCGGCCTGGTCGGCGCCTGCCTCCGGGCAGCACGCGTTGACCAGGATCCCGTCGCCGGCCAGCTCGTCGGCGAACACGCGGGTCAGCGCGTTGACGGCGGACATCGAGACGCGGCTCGCCCATGCTGCGCGGGGGTCGGCGGCCGACCCGGACGAGACGTTGACGATCCGTCCGTAGCCGGCGGCGCGCATCAACGGCAGGACCCCCTGGACAAGCCGCCACGGACCGAACAGGTTGGTCTCCAGCGTCCGGCGGACCAGTTCCAGGTCGACGCTCGCCGCGGCCGCGTCGTCGTCGAACAACGCGTCGGCGTTGTTCACCAGCACATCGCACCGGCCGAGGCGCCGGTTCACCCAGGTCACGAGCCAGGCGACGCTGTCCGCGTCGCTGACGTCCACCTGGCGTACCGCCACCCGGTCGGCGAGGCCGCCCAACCGTTCGATCGCCGCGCGACCGTCCTCGGCGACGCGACAGGTGAGCACCACGCGCATGTCCAGCTCGGCTAGCCGCCGGACCAGCTCCAGGCCGAGTCCGCGGTTTCCTCCCATGACGACTGCGACCCTGTCCGGGGCCAATGTGTGAACCATCCTCCCGCGTTGGCCTGCGTACGGGCCCGACTCGTGCACTTGATCCTGAAGGGCCGGCCCGACCGGAACACGTCACCGAATGCGGCGACCTCCCGGCGCTATCCGCCCGTCACCAGCTGCGGGCGGTTCACCTCGCGCCCGACGTACCTGCCGGTCCGTTCGAGGATCTCGCCGTACCGGTGGATGTCGTTGTTTCCCCCGGAGAGCACGCACACCACAGGCCCGCGGAGCGGGCTGCGCAGCGGCATCCGCAACGCGGCGCTCGCGAGCGCTCCGGCCGGTTCGGCGATGATGCCGTCGGTCTGGTACAGGTCGACCATCTCGGCGCAGACCGCGTCCTCGGGCACGGACACCAGCTCGTCCAGCAGGTCGCGCACGACCCGGTAACCGATCCGCCCTACCGACGGAACGGCGGCGCCGTCGACGAACGTGTCGATCGGACGCAGCGCGGTGGGCCCGCCGTGGTCGAGTGCGGCCCGCATGCTCGCCGCGCCCGCCGGTTCGGCGCCGATGACCGTCACGCCCGGCAGCCTGTGCTTGAGCCACGTCAGCATTCCCGCTACCAGCCCGCCGCCGCCGACCGGAACGATCACCGTGCCGACGCCGCCGCCGAGCTGCTCGACCACCTCGACAGCGACTGTGGCCTGCCCGGCCACGACAGCGGGATTGTCGAACGGGTGCACGTAGGCGCCACCGGTGCGTTCGCAGTCCTCCAGCGCGGCGGTTGTGGTGGCGGCGAAGTCGGCGCCGGCCACGACGACGGTGCGCACCACGCCGTCGCCAAGCGACGCGATGCGTTCCCGCTTCTGCCGAGTCACAGTGGCCGGCAGGAACACGCGCCCGGGAACGGCCAGCTGCCGGCACGTGAACGCGACGCCCTGTCCGTGGTTGCCCGCGCTCGCGCAGACCACACCGTGGGCGCGCTGGCCCGCGGTGAGTGAGGCGATCGCGTTGTACGCGCCACGGACCTTGTACGAGCGGCACAGCTGGAGATCCTCGCGCTTGAGCCACACGGGTACGCCGGCGGCGGCGCTCAGGCGCGCGTTCGGATCGAGGGGAGTACGGCGTACCACGGGTCGCAGCACCTCGGCGGCCCACGTGATCGACGCGACGGACGGCTCACCGTTCATGTCGCCTCGTCGGCGGAGACGTCGCCGGAACCTCCTTGCGCATCACACAGTGGCTCTTGCCCTTGGGCCGGATGTAGGCGAATCCCGCCTGCTCGAACAGGCTGCGCGTGGCGTTGTAGAGGAAGGAGGCCGAGGTCTTCTTCCCGGCGGTGTCCTGGGGGTAGGACTCCACGAGCCCGCCGCCGCCCTGCGCGATCAGGCTGAGGGCTCCGTCGAGCGCGACCCGGGACACGCCTTTGCGACGGTAGTCGCGGTCGACGAAGAAGCAGGTGATCCGGTGGTCCGGCAGGATGTCGAGTTCGGCAAGGTACTGCTTGCCGTGCTGGACGTTCGGCAGTTCGTCAGGCGTGCCGTACTCGCACCAGGCGACTGCCGCGTCATCGTCGAACACCAGTGCGGCGTGGGCCCGTCCCTCGTTGACCAGCCGCTGTTTGAGACTGCGGTTGACCTCGGCGCCCTGTCCCCGCTCGGCACAGGAGGGGTGGAAGTAGATGCACCAGCAGCCGCCCCATACCCCGTTGTGCTTCTCGACGAGCCGTGCGAACGCGTCCCACGTGTCCGGACCGAGCGGTTTGACAGTGAAGTCGCTCATGGTGTCCTCCATTGACGAGAATTCACCCGATGCTAGGCGTGGGCCACGTCCCCCCGCGTGGTCGGATGCGCGATGAAGTCGGCGGCCGCCTGCATCAGGGCGGTGCTGTCGGCGTGGAACAGGGAGGCGTGGTCGCCGTGCGGTTCCATCCGCAGGCGTGCGTTCGGCAGGCCCTCGGCCAGCTGCCGCGAACCCTGCGGGTGCGCGGTCTCGTCGTCCTCGCTCGTGACCACGAGCGTGGGCTGTCTGACGTGAGTGAGGTACTGCTCCACGTCGGTACGGGCGAGGGCGCCGTTGAGCCGGCAGTACCTGTAGAAGAGTTCGGCGCTGGTGTAGGGGTACAGCACCAGATGCGCCACCTCGGCGGGCGTGCTGGTGAGCGCCACCTGCCAGAAGGCTGCCTGGACCGACCGCGCGGCGGCCCGGCTGTGTGCGGCGATGGTCATCAGCTCGATCAGGTCGTTCTGGAACCGGGTTCGCGGCGAGCCGCAGGCGAACTCGTAGGCGCCGTGCCACAGGCTGAGCGACAGGATCCGTTCGGGCCGGCTCGCCGCGGCGGCCAGGCCGATCACCGCACCGCCGCAGAGGCCCACCACGTGCGCGTCGGCCACCCCGTAGTGGTCCATGACGGTGAACAGGTCGGCGGCCTGCGCGGCGGTGTCGACGGCGTAGTCGTCACTGTGGTCGGCGGCCCCGAACAGACCCCGGCTCTCCCAGGCCAGGACCCGGCGGTCCCGCGCCAGGAAGCGCATCCACGACTCCGCGAGCGCGGCGGGCATTCCGCAGGCGGGTACGACGACGACAGTCTCGCCGGGAGGCCCGGCGCTGTACACGTTGAGCGGGAGTCCGTCGTGCGAGCGTGTGCTCTGCCGGCTGAAGAACCCGTCGAAGCTGTTCGCGACGGCCTCGGCGGTGATCCGGTCGATGTCGGTCAGCAGACCGTCCGGCATAGGCGTGACGGCGTCGACCAGGTCCGCCAGGGCCAGGCGGTCGCTCACCACGCGCTCGAAGACCTGAAGGTCGCCGGAGGCGACGTCGCGGCTCAGGGCGAGCGACGGGACGCCGGCCTGCCGGGCGACCCGTCCGAGGACCTGTT from Micromonospora profundi harbors:
- a CDS encoding pyridoxal-phosphate dependent enzyme produces the protein MNGEPSVASITWAAEVLRPVVRRTPLDPNARLSAAAGVPVWLKREDLQLCRSYKVRGAYNAIASLTAGQRAHGVVCASAGNHGQGVAFTCRQLAVPGRVFLPATVTRQKRERIASLGDGVVRTVVVAGADFAATTTAALEDCERTGGAYVHPFDNPAVVAGQATVAVEVVEQLGGGVGTVIVPVGGGGLVAGMLTWLKHRLPGVTVIGAEPAGAASMRAALDHGGPTALRPIDTFVDGAAVPSVGRIGYRVVRDLLDELVSVPEDAVCAEMVDLYQTDGIIAEPAGALASAALRMPLRSPLRGPVVCVLSGGNNDIHRYGEILERTGRYVGREVNRPQLVTGG
- a CDS encoding SDR family NAD(P)-dependent oxidoreductase, with protein sequence MVHTLAPDRVAVVMGGNRGLGLELVRRLAELDMRVVLTCRVAEDGRAAIERLGGLADRVAVRQVDVSDADSVAWLVTWVNRRLGRCDVLVNNADALFDDDAAAASVDLELVRRTLETNLFGPWRLVQGVLPLMRAAGYGRIVNVSSGSAADPRAAWASRVSMSAVNALTRVFADELAGDGILVNACCPEAGADQAGGSGPLDASTSADTAVWLATLPDDGPTGRLWRGRSPIDS
- a CDS encoding chlorinating enzyme, with the translated sequence MTDIARAQFALTDEQQETFWRQGFFGPFRVLDEDEMVRTWRSERLSVLDRRNAVYPENTAVSGNTNISNYDRHLDNGFLADLVTDPRITDRVASVIGPDVLCWRTEFFPKYPGDEGTDWHQADTFANASGKPQIVWPEDAEFGGTITVWTAFTEATTDNGCLEFIPGSYTRMNYDESKVMEYSPDTINNATKSGKKRGFFGYDYRQLQVDPDFRPDESKAVPMVMRPGEAVMFWSTLMHASYPHSGKTDAMRLGFAARYVPTSVHVYPDTDVVEEYGGTVSLDRYGAVLVSGENRYDHNRIATHTTTGRPFRLPTSPPGPAGR
- a CDS encoding alpha/beta fold hydrolase, producing MVQAQARSAVARLARSVLSVRPLVEGLGGPVRVVAEGRDASGAPTGWSARQWHDVEQVLGRVARQAGVPSLALSRDVASGDLQVFERVVSDRLALADLVDAVTPMPDGLLTDIDRITAEAVANSFDGFFSRQSTRSHDGLPLNVYSAGPPGETVVVVPACGMPAALAESWMRFLARDRRVLAWESRGLFGAADHSDDYAVDTAAQAADLFTVMDHYGVADAHVVGLCGGAVIGLAAAASRPERILSLSLWHGAYEFACGSPRTRFQNDLIELMTIAAHSRAAARSVQAAFWQVALTSTPAEVAHLVLYPYTSAELFYRYCRLNGALARTDVEQYLTHVRQPTLVVTSEDDETAHPQGSRQLAEGLPNARLRMEPHGDHASLFHADSTALMQAAADFIAHPTTRGDVAHA